From the genome of Actinacidiphila yeochonensis CN732, one region includes:
- a CDS encoding cold-shock protein, with protein sequence MATGTVKWFNSEKGFGFIEQDGGGSDVFAHYSNIQATGYRELLEGQKVEFDVTQGHKGPQAENIRTVTTNA encoded by the coding sequence ATGGCAACCGGAACCGTGAAGTGGTTCAACTCGGAAAAGGGCTTCGGCTTCATCGAGCAGGACGGCGGCGGCTCCGACGTCTTCGCCCACTACTCCAACATCCAGGCCACCGGCTACCGGGAGCTGCTGGAGGGGCAGAAGGTGGAGTTCGACGTCACCCAGGGCCACAAGGGCCCGCAGGCGGAGAACATCCGCACCGTCACCACCAACGCCTGA
- a CDS encoding ABC transporter ATP-binding protein, translated as MSLLIPLVLKWMVDGPVQDRDPGGVWLGGGLLLLLGLVEAALFGLRRWLVARPLAGVEAEMRRRLYVRLQRLPVEFHDRWASGQLLSRATTDLQVLRMFLAFPLVFLAVNAATVAIGFAILFTQSWPLGLVLLAPAVPLGVLCSYFETRYALAARRAQDQAGDLTTLVEESVLGIRIIKAFGRHRNQADAYRRQTRELWRTEIHKARLLSNIWSVIMALPEVAIGAALLFGSLRVADGRLSAGTLVAFLSTALALRWPVESIGFLLAMSNEAATAADRYFEVLDTPVPADPPPTAGSTGADGVRMEGVRFRYPDAPAEAPELLSGVDLHIRSGETMALVGATGSGKTTLTALLPRLHGATAGRITLDGADTAVLPADDLRAMIAVAFEEPTLFSATVRENVAMGAGPEGADEEAVRRALAVAQCDFVDRLPKGLDTQVGEQGLSLSGGQRQRLALARAVVGRPSFLVLDDPLSALDVHTEARVETALRDVLRETTALVVAHRPSTVMLADRVALLSGGRITAVGTHAELLRESAEYRHLMSGEDRDPGAHPEAEREDRSAAEPDLTGTAPAAGTEARTAPAAEPHTETAPAEPHAGRAALEGSDAR; from the coding sequence ATGTCGCTGCTGATCCCGCTGGTGCTGAAGTGGATGGTGGACGGCCCGGTGCAGGACCGGGACCCGGGCGGCGTGTGGCTCGGCGGCGGCCTCCTGCTGCTGCTGGGGCTGGTGGAGGCGGCCCTCTTCGGCCTGCGGCGCTGGCTGGTGGCGCGCCCGCTGGCCGGGGTCGAGGCCGAGATGCGCCGCCGGCTGTACGTCCGGCTGCAGCGGCTCCCCGTGGAGTTCCACGACCGCTGGGCGTCGGGGCAGTTGCTCTCCCGGGCCACCACCGACCTCCAGGTGCTGCGGATGTTCCTGGCGTTCCCGCTGGTGTTCCTGGCCGTCAACGCCGCCACCGTGGCCATCGGGTTCGCCATCCTGTTCACCCAGTCGTGGCCGCTCGGCCTGGTGCTGCTGGCCCCGGCCGTGCCGCTGGGGGTGCTGTGCTCGTACTTCGAGACCCGCTACGCGCTGGCCGCCCGCCGCGCCCAGGACCAGGCCGGCGACCTCACCACGCTGGTCGAGGAGTCGGTGCTGGGCATCCGGATCATCAAGGCGTTCGGCCGCCACCGGAACCAGGCCGACGCCTACCGCCGGCAGACCCGCGAGCTGTGGCGCACCGAGATCCACAAGGCCCGGCTGCTGTCCAACATCTGGTCCGTCATCATGGCGCTGCCGGAGGTGGCGATCGGCGCCGCGCTGCTCTTCGGCTCGCTGCGGGTCGCCGACGGGCGGCTGTCGGCCGGCACCCTGGTGGCGTTCCTGTCCACCGCCCTCGCGCTGCGCTGGCCGGTGGAGTCCATCGGCTTCCTGCTCGCCATGAGCAACGAGGCCGCCACCGCGGCCGACCGCTACTTCGAGGTGCTGGACACCCCGGTGCCGGCCGACCCGCCGCCCACCGCGGGCTCCACCGGCGCCGACGGCGTCCGCATGGAGGGTGTCCGGTTCCGCTATCCGGACGCGCCGGCCGAGGCGCCGGAACTCCTCTCCGGCGTCGACCTGCACATCCGCTCCGGCGAGACGATGGCCCTGGTGGGCGCGACCGGCAGCGGCAAGACCACGCTGACCGCGCTGCTGCCCCGGCTGCACGGCGCCACCGCCGGCCGGATCACCCTCGACGGCGCCGACACCGCCGTGCTGCCCGCCGACGACCTGCGCGCGATGATCGCCGTCGCCTTCGAGGAGCCCACCCTCTTCTCGGCCACCGTGCGGGAGAACGTCGCCATGGGCGCCGGCCCGGAGGGCGCCGACGAGGAGGCGGTGCGCCGGGCGCTGGCCGTGGCGCAGTGCGACTTCGTCGACCGCCTCCCCAAGGGCCTGGACACACAGGTCGGCGAGCAGGGGCTCAGCCTCTCCGGGGGCCAGCGGCAGCGGCTGGCGCTGGCCCGGGCGGTCGTCGGGCGGCCGTCGTTCCTCGTCCTGGACGACCCGCTGTCCGCGCTCGACGTGCACACCGAGGCCCGGGTGGAGACGGCGCTGCGCGACGTGCTGCGGGAGACCACGGCCCTGGTCGTCGCCCACCGGCCGTCCACGGTGATGCTCGCCGACCGCGTCGCGCTGCTGTCCGGAGGGCGGATCACCGCCGTCGGCACGCACGCCGAACTCCTGCGGGAGAGCGCGGAGTACCGCCACCTGATGTCGGGCGAGGACCGCGACCCCGGTGCGCACCCGGAGGCGGAGCGCGAGGACCGCTCGGCGGCCGAGCCGGACCTCACCGGGACCGCACCGGCCGCCGGCACGGAAGCCCGGACCGCACCGGCCGCCGAGCCGCATACCGAGACCGCACCGGCCGAGCCGCACGCCGGCCGCGCCGCGCTGGAAGGGAGCGACGCCCGATGA
- the glgP gene encoding alpha-glucan family phosphorylase, with translation MKAIRRFTVRTVLPEPLRPLGDLARNLRWSWHQETRELFRSVDPEGWQAAQGDPVRLLGSVAKERLTALAADRRFLRRLAAAAEDLADYTAGPRWYQERADQDELPSAIAYFSPEFGITSALPQYSGGLGILAGDHLKTASDLGVPIIGVGLLYRHGYFRQSLSREGWQQEHYPVLDPNSMPLAPLREPDGSPAAVTLHLTGGRTLTARVWTAQVGRVPLLLLDSDTEANEPAERDVTDRLYGGGSEHRLLQEMLLGIGGVRAVRAYCRITGHPEPEVFHTNEGHAGLLGLERMRELAQDGLDFDAALEAVRAGTLFTTHTPVPAGIDRFDRDLVARHLGDGGELPGVDIGRVLELGRETQPGGDPRLFNMAVMGLRLAQRANGVSTLHGAVSRGMFAGLWPAFDPEDVPITSVTNGVHAPTWVAPEVQRLGSTPFGAPWTEDALATGGTDRWAALADVPDAELWELRRTLREQLVADVRRRLRASWRQRGAGDAELGWTDHVLDPDVLTIGFARRVPSYKRLTLMLRDRERLTSLLLHPERPIQIVVAGKAHPADDGGKRLVQELVRFTDDPRVRHRVVFLPDYDMRMARLLYPGCDVWLNNPLRPLEACGTSGMKAALNGCLNLSVRDGWWDEWYDGENGWAIPTADGIADEDRRDEVEAAGLYDLIEHQVAPRFYDTADAGLPQRWLRMVRHTLATLGPKVLASRMVAEYVDRLYTPAARSHRALRGPAAAELAQWKARVRRHWPQVAVAHVETAFDGDAADGAPELGATLTLRAQVALGGLDPSDVDVQLVSGRVDAGDRITAPAAVSLKAAAVSDTSGRYAYEGPLSLYRTGAFGYTVRVRPSHRLLDDPGEMGLVAFPAESQGMTGGVLR, from the coding sequence GTGAAGGCTATCCGTCGATTCACCGTGCGCACCGTCCTGCCGGAACCCCTGCGCCCGCTGGGGGACCTGGCCCGCAACCTCCGCTGGTCCTGGCACCAGGAGACGAGGGAGCTGTTCCGCAGCGTCGACCCCGAGGGCTGGCAGGCGGCGCAGGGAGACCCGGTCCGGCTGCTCGGCTCGGTCGCCAAGGAGCGGCTGACCGCCCTCGCCGCCGACCGCCGCTTCCTGCGCCGGCTCGCCGCCGCCGCCGAGGACCTGGCCGACTACACCGCCGGCCCGCGCTGGTACCAGGAACGCGCCGACCAGGACGAGCTGCCCTCCGCCATCGCCTACTTCTCCCCGGAGTTCGGCATCACCTCGGCCCTGCCGCAGTACAGCGGCGGCCTGGGCATCCTCGCCGGGGACCACCTCAAGACCGCCAGCGACCTCGGCGTACCGATCATCGGCGTCGGGCTGCTCTACCGGCACGGCTACTTCCGCCAGAGCCTGTCGCGGGAGGGCTGGCAGCAGGAGCACTACCCCGTCCTCGACCCCAACTCCATGCCGCTGGCGCCGCTGCGCGAGCCCGACGGCTCGCCCGCCGCCGTCACCCTGCACCTCACCGGCGGCCGGACGCTGACCGCCCGCGTGTGGACCGCCCAGGTCGGACGGGTCCCGCTGCTGCTGCTCGACTCCGACACCGAGGCCAACGAACCCGCCGAACGCGACGTCACCGACCGCCTCTACGGCGGCGGCAGCGAGCACCGGCTGCTCCAGGAGATGCTGCTGGGCATCGGCGGGGTCCGGGCGGTACGCGCCTACTGCCGGATCACCGGCCACCCCGAACCCGAGGTCTTCCACACCAACGAGGGCCACGCCGGCCTCCTCGGCCTGGAGCGGATGCGCGAACTCGCCCAGGACGGACTCGACTTCGACGCCGCCCTGGAGGCCGTGCGGGCCGGCACCCTCTTCACCACCCACACCCCCGTACCCGCCGGCATCGACCGCTTCGACCGCGACCTGGTCGCCCGCCACCTCGGGGACGGCGGCGAGCTGCCCGGCGTCGACATCGGCCGGGTGCTGGAACTGGGCCGCGAGACCCAGCCCGGCGGCGACCCCCGCCTGTTCAACATGGCCGTCATGGGCCTGCGGCTGGCCCAGCGCGCCAACGGCGTCTCCACCCTGCACGGCGCGGTCAGCCGGGGCATGTTCGCCGGCCTGTGGCCCGCCTTCGACCCCGAGGACGTGCCCATCACCTCCGTCACCAACGGCGTGCACGCCCCCACCTGGGTCGCGCCCGAGGTGCAGCGCCTGGGCAGCACCCCCTTCGGCGCCCCGTGGACGGAGGACGCGCTGGCCACCGGCGGCACCGACCGCTGGGCGGCGCTCGCCGACGTCCCCGACGCCGAGCTGTGGGAGCTGCGCCGCACCCTGCGCGAACAGCTCGTCGCCGACGTCCGCCGGCGGCTGCGCGCCTCCTGGCGGCAGCGCGGGGCCGGCGACGCCGAACTGGGCTGGACCGACCACGTCCTGGACCCCGACGTGCTCACCATCGGCTTCGCCCGCCGGGTGCCGTCCTACAAACGGCTCACCCTGATGCTGCGCGACCGCGAACGGCTCACCTCGCTGCTGCTCCACCCCGAGCGGCCGATCCAGATCGTGGTGGCCGGCAAGGCCCACCCCGCCGACGACGGCGGCAAGCGCCTGGTGCAGGAACTGGTCCGGTTCACCGACGACCCCCGGGTGCGGCACCGCGTCGTCTTCCTGCCCGACTACGACATGCGGATGGCCCGGCTGCTCTACCCGGGCTGCGACGTGTGGCTCAACAACCCGCTGCGCCCGCTGGAGGCGTGCGGCACCTCGGGCATGAAGGCCGCGCTGAACGGCTGCCTCAACCTCTCGGTCCGCGACGGCTGGTGGGACGAGTGGTACGACGGCGAGAACGGCTGGGCGATCCCCACCGCCGACGGCATCGCCGACGAGGACCGCCGCGACGAGGTGGAGGCCGCCGGGCTCTACGACCTGATCGAGCACCAGGTCGCGCCCCGCTTCTACGACACCGCCGACGCCGGGCTGCCGCAGCGCTGGCTGCGCATGGTGCGGCACACCCTGGCCACGCTGGGCCCGAAGGTGCTGGCCAGCCGGATGGTGGCCGAGTACGTCGACCGGCTCTACACCCCGGCCGCCCGCTCGCACCGCGCGCTGCGCGGCCCGGCCGCGGCCGAGCTCGCCCAGTGGAAGGCCCGGGTGCGCCGGCACTGGCCCCAGGTGGCCGTCGCCCACGTGGAGACCGCCTTCGACGGGGACGCCGCCGACGGCGCGCCGGAGCTGGGCGCCACGCTCACCCTGCGCGCGCAGGTGGCGCTGGGCGGGCTGGACCCGTCCGACGTCGACGTGCAGCTGGTGTCGGGCCGGGTGGACGCCGGGGACCGGATCACCGCCCCGGCCGCGGTCTCGTTGAAGGCCGCCGCGGTGAGCGACACCTCCGGGCGGTACGCCTACGAGGGTCCGCTCAGCCTCTACCGGACGGGCGCCTTCGGCTACACCGTCCGGGTGAGGCCGTCCCACCGGCTGCTCGACGACCCGGGCGAGATGGGCCTGGTGGCCTTCCCGGCCGAGTCGCAGGGCATGACCGGGGGCGTACTGCGCTGA